In Nymphaea colorata isolate Beijing-Zhang1983 chromosome 10, ASM883128v2, whole genome shotgun sequence, the genomic stretch aaatgccaGACTTCATGTGACAAAGCATAGCCAAGAAGGTCTGCGCGATCAAGAAGGTGAAGGTGAAACTCACGGCAATAGTAATACTCTGACCTGCTGATCTGATCTCAAGTGGATAAATCCCACTACGCACCAGCCAACCCAGAGATCCCCATGATATTCCAAATCCGGAAACGTAAATACCAATCAACACCAACACCAAATATGAATCAGCTTTGCTCAGAGCACCATGGTCACCAAGCTTTTCTGCCATGATTGCACCCACAGCTACCTGTGCACAAAGCATCAGCATGCCTCCGACTATAAACAGAGCCCTCCGGCCAAATTTATCGACAATTAACATCGACAAGAAGGTGGTGACAAGCCCTGCTCCTCCTGTTACTACAGAGCTCATAAGAGAACCACTTTCTCTGATCAAACTTATGGAGGTGCAACTCCATGTTTCCAACATAGCTTTCTAAGTTTTACATTCAGGCATCTCTACACATTGGAATATCTCCCAGAATTATGTATTCGTCAAGGATAATGGCTTCAAAGCCAGAAGGCTCAATGGTGTTGCTCATGGCAGCAGAGAGACGAAGCCAGAAGGTTCAATGGTGTTGTCTAAGGATAAAAATTAACTGACTCAAAACAATAGatagaaaacaaataaagaatgCATCATGTGAAGTATGCAAAATCAACTAAAAGTGCCCAAACGCTACCTGGAAAAGTAGAGCAAATTAAGAGCAATTACATGGAAATGAATAGAAGCAAACTACCATCACAAGAACATAGATCATAACAAAGTCAACAAAAAAGCATTTTCAACTCCATTACCTGGCCATGATACAAAAATGGCCCAAACGCCACCAAAAACGAAGAGACCACCACCGCCCCCATAAGAATCAGCCTCCTCAAGAACCCTCCAAAGCGCCATTTACCCAACCAACGGTAATGCCTCAACAAATACACGAAATAAACAGGGTCCGCAACCATGAAGAGATGCTTGAAACATATTAACACAGCAAAAAAAATCCCCCCAATAAATCCCGATTACCGTCCTCGAGGAACGACAGGGAAATCATCAGAATCCCCGAGAGGAACCCATTATACTGGAAATGCACATGGTCCACAATCAACAGAGCAGGCGACCACAACACGGCGACTAGGATCAAGGCACATATCGTTGAGGGGAAGACATTCCGGGCAATCCGTGAAATGCCCAAGAAGAGGATGAGATCGGCGATGATGACGGTAGGTCTTCGGAAGTACACGACGGAAGGGGTGGAATAGTTCAGGCCCAGcgtttcttcttcctctgctggACGCTGTGCGTGAGGAGATGCCCAACGCTGGTGAGACGATGACGCTGTGCAGGAAGAAGACAACGCTGGGCgtgaggagaggaagacgacccgacccactcccgggctcgggcccctggttcgacggatcccaacccgccccctagcaatttcggttccaatcctaaaaaggctaggaaccaggacaatcatctcattaaagccttcctttataagcccttcaagatccctcacaatcttcgatacaggactaaacatctggggtgttacaatccaccccccttaaggcacacgcgtccgcgcgtgtgggaccctaggtccgaatgttgaaactgctctgataccattataacaacccgacccactcccgggctcgggcccctggttcgacggatcccaacccgccccctagcaatttcggttccaatcctaaaaaggctaggaaccaggacaatcatctcattaaagcctccctttataagcccttgaagatccctcacaatcttcgatacgggactaaacatctggggtgttacaatccaccccccttaaggcacacgcgtccgcgcgtgtgggaccctaggtccgagtgttgaaactgctctgataccattataacaacccgacccactcccgggctcgggcccctggttcgacggatcctaacccgccccctagcaatttcggttccaatcctaaaaaggctatgaaccaggacaatcatctcattaaagcctccctttataagcccttgaagatccctcacaatcttcgatacaggactaaacatCTGGGGTGTTACACACATGGTCCACAATCAATAGAGCAGGCGACCACAACACGACGACTAGGATGAAGGCACATCTCGTTGAGGGGAAGACATTCCGGGCGATCCGTGAAATGTCCAAGAAGAGGATGAGATCGGCGATGATGACGGTAAGTCTTCGGAAGTACACGACGGAAGGGGTGGAATAGTTCAGGCCCAGcgtttcttcttcctctgctggACGCTGTGCGTGAGGAGATGCCCAACGCTGGTGAGACGACGACGCTGTGCAGGAAGAAGACAACGCTGGGCgtgaggagaggaagacgacGACGGTTCTGGGCGTGAGGTGCTGGGCGACGGACGATGCCCattccccttttttcttcctctttccccttttcttcccttcttcctctttccccttcttctgcTGGACGTTGTGCGTGAGGAGATGCCCAACGCTGGTGAGACGACGATGCTTGCTGGACGTTGTGCGGGAGGAGATGCCCAACGCCGACAACGCTTGCTGGACGTTGTGCgtgaggagaggaagacgacGACGGACGACGCTGCTCCAacgggcagaaaaaaaaaaccaggaaATATCTTTCCACCCCTCCGggtggaaatatatttccggaaaCATTATTCCGGAATCGACCTGAACGGTCGAAAAAATAATTCTGCGTTTGATACCgaggaatttttttaaaaatttgaataatatttCCTGAGCTACAGTAGAATTCTTACGTATCAAACACTACCTTTATGTCAACCTCGTAAGATCCTAGTTAAAgatcatgaatttgaaatccttgGAATCTAAAATCTTACTGTAATATCTCAATCAAACACCAGAGGAAAAACTCTCACTATCTAAatggttttttactttttggtgCCACGAGAAGATCCTCTTCCactagggcccgtttgattgcagAGATAAAACGAAAAGAGAGGGGGAAAACTGTACGgtggatgaaatttcacccgcccgtactcACGGCTTATCAAACGGGGTGAACTTTCACCTGTTTCTCGTTAAAGCGGACGGGTGAAAGTTCACCTGCTCAAAAGTCCGACCTGTGAGGTCGGACTTTTGAGCGGgcgaaatttcacccgctcaacgGCACGTCGCTTTTGGTTCTCCCGCGTCAAAGCCCCTGCCCCGAGGTTTGTGGTGCCAAAACTCTACCGCCGAGATATCGCCTGAGGAAACAAAGGAGTGAGCGCCGAAACTCACTACCGGATTTTGCAGACGACGTTTTCTTCACTGCCTGATTGTCGGTGCAGCCCTTCCCTGCCACAGAGAGGGCTAGATGCAAGGATCAGTGATCGGACAAGCTGGACGGATGGCGAGCCATTGAAGCCCATCTTCCCCTTTGCCCTATGACGCTCCCCTCTGCCCTCCGACGCTCCCCTCTGCCCTCCAGTCATCCACACTCCCCTATGCTGTTGCTGGTTTCCCCACCCGTTGAAGCCCATCTTCCCCTCTTTGCTGGTTTCCCCTTCTGTTGAAGCCCATCTTCCCCTCTTTGCTGGTTTCCCCAACCGTGGATGCCATCTTCCCCTTTATTGCTGCTTTCCCCTCTCGTCGACACCTTCTTCCCCTCTCTTCTCCTCGGgttctcgttcctctcctctcgcAGTTCTATCGCTCTCTCCATCCTATCCCGTTTTCTCTCGTCTTTTCCTTGTGCTGcctcttcccctttcctctctcggtctctcgttcctctcctctctcactctctccatCTCAACGAACAATTCAAAGGCTCCCTGATGTCTCTCAACTGAATGGCGGTGATCATTCCTCCCGGGTTGCCGCTGCTATGGCTGCATGTGAGCTGAAGAAGCGAGAGTCAAATGGTTCACTTCCTTCGCTACCACAGAGAAAAATTGCTAGAGGAAACTTGCCCCCACAAAGAATTCAACCAGACACTGTTGGTAGTCGTCTTCTTCCGCCTCTAAGTCTCCACGGTTTCTCGTTGATACCGCTTGCTGGACTGAGCAACGTGAATAGAAGGGTTTGTCTCTTTAATTGCATTATGC encodes the following:
- the LOC116262671 gene encoding hexose carrier protein HEX6-like, with protein sequence MLETWSCTSISLIRESGSLMSSVVTGGAGLVTTFLSMLIVDKFGRRALFIVGGMLMLCAQVAVGAIMAEKLGDHGALSKADSYLVLVLIGIYVSGFGISWGSLGWLVRSGIYPLEIRSAGQSITIAVSFTFTFLIAQTFLAMLCHMKSGIFFFFSVWVVVMTGFVYLFLPETKDIPIEQMARVWHVCGGCIGFGTDNISEWMSQAVQRFNQSCEPVKCELLA